One Rhodospirillaceae bacterium genomic region harbors:
- the thiE gene encoding thiamine phosphate synthase, whose translation MACRLYLITPPQIADTAGFLAQLPAVFESGDVACLQLRLKGVDDDIIRRTVEAILPVCARADVALILNDRPDLAASTGCDGVHIGPEDMSYGDARKLVGAEASVGVSCKTSRHLAMTAAEAGADYVAFGAFFPSNTKQDIEIAPIQLIEVWSETTNVPSVAIGGITIENCQPLIEAGADFLAVSAGVWAYKDGPESAVRSFSEIMAQ comes from the coding sequence ATGGCTTGCCGTCTTTATCTGATCACACCACCACAAATAGCGGATACAGCCGGTTTCCTAGCCCAGCTGCCCGCTGTTTTTGAATCGGGTGATGTCGCTTGCCTCCAACTGCGCTTAAAAGGCGTTGATGATGACATCATCCGGCGCACAGTGGAGGCGATTCTTCCTGTCTGTGCACGGGCTGATGTAGCGTTAATATTAAATGACCGGCCAGATCTCGCGGCATCTACTGGATGTGATGGAGTCCATATTGGTCCTGAAGATATGTCCTATGGGGATGCCAGAAAACTGGTCGGTGCAGAAGCCTCAGTCGGCGTTTCATGTAAGACTTCGCGCCATTTGGCGATGACAGCAGCTGAAGCTGGCGCAGATTACGTCGCTTTTGGAGCTTTTTTCCCCTCAAACACCAAGCAAGACATAGAAATAGCGCCAATTCAGTTGATTGAGGTCTGGTCAGAAACAACAAACGTTCCATCTGTTGCAATTGGCGGTATTACAATTGAGAACTGCCAACCTTTAATCGAGGCTGGCGCCGATTTCCTTGCCGTCTCAGCTGGTGTTTGGGCCTATAAAGATGGCCCGGAAAGTGCTGTGCGTTCATTTTCGGAGATAATGGCCCAATAA
- a CDS encoding class I fructose-bisphosphate aldolase — protein sequence MKLTQRVKKILAAYESDNPGTKANLARILMQGRLSGTGKLVILPVDQGFEHGPARSFAPNPQGYNPHYHWQLAIDAGLSAFAAPLGMIEAGASTFAGSVPTILKMNSANSLNGENDAPTQAITASVGDALRLGCSAIGYTIYPGSQQAYGMIEDLRELTEEAKSVGLAVVVWSYPRGAYVSKEGETALDIVAYAAHMAALAGAHIIKVKLPTDHLDLPAAEKVYKEEKIDGSTLSKRVAHVVQSCFEGRRIVVFSGGGKKGLDGLYDEARAIRDGGGNGSIIGRNTFQRPRDDAMAMLDTLINIYKGKD from the coding sequence ATGAAGTTGACTCAACGCGTCAAGAAAATACTGGCCGCATATGAGAGCGATAATCCTGGCACGAAGGCCAATCTGGCACGCATTTTAATGCAGGGCCGCTTAAGCGGCACGGGCAAGCTCGTCATTTTGCCCGTCGATCAAGGATTTGAGCACGGGCCAGCACGCAGCTTCGCTCCCAATCCGCAAGGATACAACCCCCACTACCACTGGCAATTGGCCATTGATGCTGGATTATCTGCTTTTGCCGCCCCCCTCGGCATGATCGAAGCAGGTGCTTCAACCTTTGCCGGATCAGTGCCAACCATCCTCAAAATGAACAGCGCTAACTCTTTAAATGGAGAGAATGACGCCCCAACGCAGGCAATTACGGCCAGCGTTGGAGACGCGTTGCGGCTTGGCTGCTCTGCGATTGGATACACAATCTACCCTGGCTCCCAGCAAGCGTATGGAATGATTGAAGATCTCAGGGAACTCACTGAAGAGGCCAAATCCGTTGGTCTTGCGGTTGTAGTGTGGTCTTACCCCCGCGGTGCCTATGTCTCAAAAGAAGGCGAAACTGCCTTAGATATTGTTGCTTATGCAGCACACATGGCTGCTCTGGCTGGTGCGCATATTATTAAAGTTAAATTGCCCACAGATCACTTAGATCTGCCAGCAGCGGAAAAAGTTTATAAAGAAGAAAAAATCGACGGCTCCACACTGTCAAAGCGCGTTGCGCATGTGGTTCAAAGCTGCTTCGAAGGCCGACGCATTGTGGTGTTTTCTGGGGGCGGTAAAAAAGGTCTGGATGGCCTTTACGACGAAGCCCGTGCCATTCGAGATGGTGGCGGCAATGGCTCTATTATTGGAAGAAATACATTCCAGCGCCCCAGAGACGACGCCATGGCTATGCTGGATACCTTGATCAACATCTACAAAGGTAAAGACTAG